CGAATTAGAAAACAAAATGTTGGTGGTGAAAAATCTGCAAACCGGCGAGCAGCAAACCCTGAAGCAAGAAGAACTGTTATCCTATTCTTTCTAATCATTTCACACAACATATAAAAGAAACAGCCTGCAGTAAAAGCAGGTTGTTTCTTTTATACAACATTCTTCACTTCTACTTTTAGTCTATCCATAATACATACAACAATCTTCTCTAAGACTATTGCTGGCTCATAGGAATCTGAAATTTGCACTTCTACACTTAGCTCATCCACAGCGTACTATCCAACGCACAAATCTGCACGAAAAAACTACGATCCTTTGACATTCGATTGTAAATGCCAACCTTGCAAAAAAATGCATTATGTCGAAATATATCTTCATGGCAGTTTTTTGCACCTATGCCACCATCACCACCTACGCACAAACCTCAGATGCCGAAGCCGAAGCCATGGTTAACTTATTAGGCGTTCAGAAAAAAGAAGCCATTGCAAAACTTGTAGCCGTTAGTGGTAAAGACTCTGTTGCCTTCTGGAAGATTTACAACGAGTATCAAAAAGAGAACATAGCACAGGCAAAAGAAAGAATTAAGCTATACGAACAAACCGCCCAATCTTACGGCAATATGACACCAGCAGTAGCCGACTCACTATCCCACAGATACTTTAACAACCGCGTGTCTCAGGAAAAAACCCTGCAAGAATATTATAAGAAAATTAAAGCTGCTACAAATGCAGTAATCGCCTTTGAATTTTATCAGGCTGAAGTATACTTGCTAACGCAGATCAGGGCTTCTATTATGCAGCAAATTCCTACTTATGGAGAAGTAAAGATGGCAACTAAAAAGAAAGAATAAAAAGCAGCCAGCTTGAACATAGCAAGATGCATTTACAATCAGGCCTTTCGCATTTCGAGTTTTAGTATTCAGATTTGTTCCTTGAAATTTGGATTCTGGATTCTGGAATTTGGATTTTATTTTTTCTTATTTGCCTACATTGATTTCATGTTTACCAAACTTGTAGCCAAAGGCAGTACCTGGCACATCGCCATAATACAAGCCCATGTTAGATGGAATTGTAAAAGTTGTTTTCATCAGTTGCTCATGAAGCGAAGCATCCTGCTTGGCGCCATTTACCATTAATGCATCTTTAGTAAGAGAAAACCACTGCACGGATTCAGCATTTTTTACAACACCATTTTGAACCAGTAACTGGATAACATCTTTTACCTTTTGCTTTTGTATAGCTGTGAGGGAATCTTGTATATGAAACGAATGTTCTCTATGCAAAGAATGCGTTTGCTTTTTTTGACCTGCTTCCATTTGATGCCGTTGCATCTCTAGTTTCCGTTGTTGCGACTCAATCTTTTTGTGCTCGGCTTCTATTTTCTTTTGCTTTACTTCTATTTCCCGTTGCTCTATGATAATTTCTTCTTTCTCCTTTTTATCTTCTGCCTCAACTCTTTTTTGTTCCAACTCACCTCGTTCCTTTTCTATTTCAATTCGCTGAACCTCTATTTCTTTTCTTTGCTGTTCAGCAATCACACGATCCTTTTCCATTTGTTGGCGGTCCTTTTCTACCTGGGCTGATTTAGCTTCTATCTCCTTGATCATTCCAGAAAAACGAGCAGCTTCTTTTACATCCCGTTCCTTACCATTAATACTAAAGGATACAATCACTCCTTTTTCCTTTCCAATTTTATAGCGATTGCCAGATTTTACTGTTATTTCTGTATACTCAATTTCTTTTGTTGGACTGGCATTCGTATAGATATGCACACCGGTAATGCTATCTTTCTTATTGGGCTTACCAATAGTATCAGCCATAGCTTGATCGCTATTTTCAAATGCGCTCTTTTCTATTGTGTTAATTACAGTTGCATTCACTGGTTCTTCCAAAGTGGCAGCAACTATGGTTTGTTTTGTAGAAAGAATATGCGCTGACTTCTCATTAGTTTTCTTTACAGCGTCTGCTGGTATAAAAGAAAAAGATACAACAGCCACTATGCTCAGTGATAAAAGTATTTTCTCCATAGATGTTAGGTTTTTATTTTTTTTATTGATCATCCGCTTGATGCGGTCCAGTAATAATGAATGTCTTCCTGTTAATGGCATGGTATACGCCACCTGGTTAAACTGTTCCTGGAAGGTCACCAGGGCTTCCATATATTGCTTGGGCTGGTTGCTGTAAGCTGTAACCATAGCGTCGCAACACACTTCGCGTTCCTGGCGAATGACGGTTAAGAGCCAGTAAACAGCCGGGTTAAAAAAGAAAACAGTTTCAATGCATTCAAGGAAAATATTGATGGCAAAATCTCTTCGTCTTACATGTGCTAATTCATGCAGAAGGATGCTCTCTACCTGCGCTGGCGACAGCAGCGTGAACATGCCTAATGGAACTAAGATCACAGGCTTGAAGTAACCTATTGTGCAGGGCACTTTCACCAATACCGATTCCAGTATTTGTACAACCCTGCCAATTTTAAGCTCTTGAGCTAGTTCCTGTACACGAGCCACCCATTCTTCGTTAGGTGTTTGGGTTCCTTGTACCCGGCATTGCTCCAACCCACGCATACCCACCACCAACTTTATTGCTTTCCAAAGGAAAACCACCAGCCAGCACGCTACCAAAATATCGGCATAAGCATTGATGCCATTCACTAGTTTTTGCCAGAAAGGAGTTGCTGTTACTGGAGCAACATTCGCGTCATATACAAATACATTTCCTTCCAGGTTACCTACGGTAGTAGTTACTTTAGTAAACTCGGGCAACTGGCTGTAGCTTATAAAAAAACAAGCAACGCTCGCCAATACAAACAGACCACTGATACCTAATAGCATATTATAGCGAACAGCAGGATTACTACGGGTAGTAGCGGCGATGACCAGTCCTGCAAACGCGGCAGCCACTACACCTAGCCAAAGCGAGTGCAATAAGGCATAGCAAATAGATAGAACCAGGTGATGCAGGTCTATCGATAATAGCGTCGTATTAGTGAGCATCTTTATCTAGTTTTTTGATCATTTCTTTAATAGCATCCAACTCTTTCTTTGATGTTTTCTTGTTGCCTAGCAACTGCATCATCAAGCTACTGACGGAGCCGTTGTATAACGTATCTACAAACTTGTTGAGCAATAAACCTTTTGTTTTTCCTTCTTCCTCTGCAGCGCTGTATACGTGTTTCATGCTGGATTCATCGCGTAGCAATAACCCTTTGTCCACCATGATCTGCATGAGCTTGAGCGTAGAGGTGTATTGTACTTCACGCTTTTGCTCATTCAGTTGATCATTTACAAAGCGCACAGTGGACGGCCCATGCTCCCAAAGCACCTGTAGAATTTCCAGCTCTGATCGTGTAGGCTCCGGTTTATCCTGCTGTGGCTGACGTTTTGCTTTCATAACCTAAAGGTAGGAAAGTTTTCGTACGAAGAAATACCATACCTCCCTCTCATTAACCATTCATCCCATTGAGTACGCGTCAGATCCTTACCATTCATCCCAATTATCACCAAGCTAAAATGACTTACTCAACTGCTACTACTAACAGAAATAGCAGCCGTTGTAATCCAGACAGTCATTAATAACTTATTGATAGTAGAGGCATTATATATATAATAGCTATACTGGTAAGTAACTAGTCAACTAGCTAATCCACCAACTCTTATAGAAGTATACCTGCAGCCCTCCTGTTTGGCTTGCTATGGCTGTAATAGCAGCGTAACTTTAGGAAGAGGGTAAGAAGATGAAAGCATTTTAACCCAAACAGGCTGTTTACATATAAAATAGTTGCTATACCACCTCATTTAGTACCATCGAAAAGAAGAAAGCAGGCCAATGCATTCATGCACTACCCTTTGTTACAACATGCAAATGGATTATCCATTAAACAGGAACAATGTATGAATACGAAACTTACACTAATTATAACATTCCTGCTATTCAGCTCCTTTACTTATGCGCAATGGGAGTTACGTGCTGGTATTGGCATAGCTAACCCCATTACAGGCTATAAAACCATAACCGGCAGTGGTGTGTTGTATCAGTTGGACGCTGCCAAACATTTAAATAACAAACGCTGGTCGGTAGGTCTTACACTGGCCTGGGCACGCATGCATAACGACAACGACGCATCGGATAAGTTTATCAATACCCGGTTAGATCAAGTACCCATTTTAGCTACTGCGGAATATGAGCTAACCACCACCAAATTGATACCCTATGTGGGCCTGGGCTTAGGAGTTAGTCTTTACAATCTTAATTATGATGTATCACCAACGGAAGGTGAAACCGACTTCAATGCCAGCTTTAGCATGATGCCCCGGCTGGGCGTTAAAATGCAGGCCAGTGAACACTGGATTCCTTTCCTGGAAGTTAATAGTCCCTTTGTAATGGATGGTCCTCCAATAGGCGTTGATAAAGGAGAAAAAGCCACTGGCTATGTAGGTGTGGCTATAGGCACGGCTTATCGGTTCTAACTTATAGTATTACTATCTGTTTCTAATGCTTGCTGATACAGGCGCGCCCATTAGGTTTTACCACTATTTTTAGAGGATAATTTGGTATCTTTAGCGTCTTCTCTAAAGTGGTTATTTCTTCTCTACTTATTCCACTTTTCTTTACTATTTCTTACGGTTTATTGCAGCATCTACTAAGTCTGGATACGGGTGAGGCATCAGGTGAGGAAGGGCTGAGGTACGGGTGAGGTACGGGTGAACCTACACGTTCCCTACTGACTTATAGGACGTTTCCTAGACGTTACTATGAAGGACGTATGACGTAAGGTGGAGGATGTCTGAACCGGGATTGGGGGAGATTTAAGGATTTGCGGGAATATGGCTGATGTAAGGATGGCTGATGGCTGATTGGAGAGGGAGAGCAGCTGCTGAAATAAATTACGCCTGCCAAAAGCAAGAGGGCTGCTCTTCGAGGGGGCCGGCGTGTGACATTCAAGGCAATTTACATGTGTATAACTAAAGAGGCTGCGGCTTGTAAGGATAAAAAGGAAGGGTTATTTTTACTAAATAATTTAGTATTAAACTTAAAAAAACAACCCTATGGCACGACAGGCAGGACCACTCTTTATTACCGGAACGATTGACGATATGGTGTTTTACCAGATGAACGGCAGGTACTACATGCGCCTAAAAGGCGAACCCACCACTGGTACCAAAAAACGCATGAGCCAGGACGAACACTACCCACTGCTGTGCCTGCGCAAGCGGGAGTTCAAGGAGGCTTCTAAAATGGTGCGCAAGTGGTACTACACCCTGCCCAAGACAGTGCGCAAACATGGGCTGTTTGGCAAGCTAACAGGTAAGGCCGTACGGATGTTGCGCAAAGGCATGACGGAGGAAAAGATCAAGGCCTTACTGTTGCAGGAGTTTGGAAAGGTGAAGCCAACTGTTGAACAGACTATCCCTACGATGACTGTAGAAACAGATAATGCACCCAAATTGGTTTCACTACCAACTTATACTCCACCTAAACCCAAACGCAAAAGCAAAAAGCTTACTACTGGCCGCTTATCGTCCTGGCAGGTGAGTGAGCAGGGACAATTACAGAAAGAAGTGGTAAAGCCAAAAGCAATAGTGACTAAACAAGATAGTGGTACAAGCTTTTATGCTACACAGGGGTATTATAGTACCTGGACATGCAGTGGGTGGTAAACAGTGGTTAAGCATAGAGGTTGTTTGTCAACACTACACTACTTTAACTTTACCATTCCCTTCTCATTCACAGAGCCTGACAAAGGCGATATGCGGGATTAAATTAAAGTGATGTGGTATGAATTGAAAATGGATATAGATGCTTACTTATCATCGGCTGTTTTGACAATATGCCAAAAACTGATCTTACGACGAGTTACAAAACCCAGCTTCTCATATAAGCTAATGGCACCTGCATTAGTATCTGCAACATGCAGGTAAGGAAACTTATTCTCGCTAAAGATTTTATTTGCTGCATGTGCCACCAGCTGTTTCGCATATCCCTTTCCGGTATAATCGGGGTGCGTAACCACAGCACTCACCTCTGTATATTCATGCATCTGCATGCGCTCTCCGGTAACTGCCACCAGCTTTTCATCTTTATAAATACCAAAGTATGCGCCTAGCAGTGGCGTTTTCTTTCTAAAATAGCCAGGCTGCACTAAATTAACAAGGTCAAAAAGCTCATCATATTGTTGGGACTGCAGTTCCACTATCTCTTCAGTGATCTCTAATGCAGGTTGTTGGTCCAGCACCATTTGCCTACAGGCCAATTCATTTTGCAGGATCAACCCTTCTGGCAAACCAGGCCTATTACCCACCACAAAAAAGCTATCAGCCAACCTT
This genomic interval from Flavisolibacter tropicus contains the following:
- a CDS encoding outer membrane beta-barrel protein, which codes for MNTKLTLIITFLLFSSFTYAQWELRAGIGIANPITGYKTITGSGVLYQLDAAKHLNNKRWSVGLTLAWARMHNDNDASDKFINTRLDQVPILATAEYELTTTKLIPYVGLGLGVSLYNLNYDVSPTEGETDFNASFSMMPRLGVKMQASEHWIPFLEVNSPFVMDGPPIGVDKGEKATGYVGVAIGTAYRF
- a CDS encoding BlaI/MecI/CopY family transcriptional regulator is translated as MKAKRQPQQDKPEPTRSELEILQVLWEHGPSTVRFVNDQLNEQKREVQYTSTLKLMQIMVDKGLLLRDESSMKHVYSAAEEEGKTKGLLLNKFVDTLYNGSVSSLMMQLLGNKKTSKKELDAIKEMIKKLDKDAH
- a CDS encoding GNAT family N-acetyltransferase; its protein translation is MEKLDNPVWYSLTETHQQFAIVYDEVKFYQPDYCPFGGFVAMEQTADALNKYARLADSFFVVGNRPGLPEGLILQNELACRQMVLDQQPALEITEEIVELQSQQYDELFDLVNLVQPGYFRKKTPLLGAYFGIYKDEKLVAVTGERMQMHEYTEVSAVVTHPDYTGKGYAKQLVAHAANKIFSENKFPYLHVADTNAGAISLYEKLGFVTRRKISFWHIVKTADDK
- a CDS encoding M56 family metallopeptidase yields the protein MLTNTTLLSIDLHHLVLSICYALLHSLWLGVVAAAFAGLVIAATTRSNPAVRYNMLLGISGLFVLASVACFFISYSQLPEFTKVTTTVGNLEGNVFVYDANVAPVTATPFWQKLVNGINAYADILVACWLVVFLWKAIKLVVGMRGLEQCRVQGTQTPNEEWVARVQELAQELKIGRVVQILESVLVKVPCTIGYFKPVILVPLGMFTLLSPAQVESILLHELAHVRRRDFAINIFLECIETVFFFNPAVYWLLTVIRQEREVCCDAMVTAYSNQPKQYMEALVTFQEQFNQVAYTMPLTGRHSLLLDRIKRMINKKNKNLTSMEKILLSLSIVAVVSFSFIPADAVKKTNEKSAHILSTKQTIVAATLEEPVNATVINTIEKSAFENSDQAMADTIGKPNKKDSITGVHIYTNASPTKEIEYTEITVKSGNRYKIGKEKGVIVSFSINGKERDVKEAARFSGMIKEIEAKSAQVEKDRQQMEKDRVIAEQQRKEIEVQRIEIEKERGELEQKRVEAEDKKEKEEIIIEQREIEVKQKKIEAEHKKIESQQRKLEMQRHQMEAGQKKQTHSLHREHSFHIQDSLTAIQKQKVKDVIQLLVQNGVVKNAESVQWFSLTKDALMVNGAKQDASLHEQLMKTTFTIPSNMGLYYGDVPGTAFGYKFGKHEINVGK